The proteins below come from a single Nocardiopsis gilva YIM 90087 genomic window:
- a CDS encoding ATP-binding protein: MITTLLVANRGEIARRVLRTCRALGIGTVAVYSDADAAAHAPHVHEADAAVRLPGNTPADTYLNGPALVAAAERAGADAVHPGYGFLSENAGFARDVRTAGLTWVGPPPQAIEDMGSKIRAKEIARRAGVPAAAAMAPDEVTTADLPVLIKASAGGGGRGMRIVRALDALPAEAGAACAEAAAAFGDPAVFCERYLERGRHIEVQLLADTHGTVWAVGERDCSLQRRHQKVVEESPAPGIPDELRERLHEAARRMAAAIGYTGAGTAEFLVDADGTPAFLEMNTRLQVEHPVTECVTGLDLVEWQLRIAEGEALPPEGPPSPRGHAIEARLYAEDPQHDWRPSGGTIEAFEIPGAAAEFGALTAHGIRVDSGAVAGSTIGVDYDPMLAKVIAWGAHRGDAARRLAAALARARLHGVGTNRDLLVRVLRHPAFHTGDVHTRFLTGAGADGQGPGALARPLADPATERLAALAAALADTAANRRAAHVLGGLPAAWRNLPSQPQVKRYRSGSGTEFEVAYRCTRDGRFQPADLDGVRVERAAPEEVVLEVDGVRRTFTVAAYGPDGPTCVDSPLGAVTLRPLSRFPEPGVDIAPGTLLAPMPGTVGRIAVAVGQPVSADQPLMWLEAMKMEHRITAPAAGTVTDLPVSPGQRVDAGAALAVVDADGSAADGSEEDRSGDAPAARRPDAHDSRAGGAVDLSSG, translated from the coding sequence GTGATCACCACCCTGCTCGTCGCCAATCGGGGCGAGATCGCCCGGCGGGTCCTGCGCACCTGTCGCGCCCTGGGCATCGGCACCGTCGCGGTGTACTCGGATGCTGACGCTGCCGCCCACGCCCCGCACGTCCACGAGGCCGACGCCGCCGTGCGGCTGCCCGGGAACACGCCCGCCGACACCTACCTCAACGGCCCGGCACTCGTCGCGGCCGCCGAACGCGCCGGAGCCGACGCCGTCCACCCCGGCTACGGCTTCCTCTCGGAGAACGCCGGGTTCGCCCGCGACGTGCGCACGGCGGGACTGACGTGGGTGGGGCCGCCGCCCCAGGCGATCGAGGACATGGGCTCCAAGATCCGCGCCAAGGAGATCGCGCGGCGGGCCGGCGTGCCCGCTGCCGCCGCGATGGCCCCCGACGAGGTCACCACCGCCGACCTCCCGGTGCTCATCAAGGCGTCCGCCGGAGGCGGCGGGCGGGGCATGCGGATCGTGCGCGCGCTCGACGCGCTGCCCGCCGAAGCCGGGGCGGCGTGCGCCGAGGCCGCCGCCGCGTTCGGCGACCCGGCGGTGTTCTGCGAGCGCTACCTGGAACGCGGGCGCCACATCGAGGTGCAGCTGCTCGCCGACACCCACGGCACGGTGTGGGCCGTGGGCGAACGCGACTGCTCCCTGCAGCGCCGCCACCAGAAGGTCGTCGAGGAGTCGCCCGCACCGGGCATCCCCGACGAGCTGCGCGAGCGGCTGCACGAGGCCGCCCGGCGGATGGCCGCCGCCATCGGCTACACCGGCGCCGGGACCGCCGAGTTCCTCGTGGACGCCGACGGCACGCCCGCATTCCTGGAGATGAACACCCGGTTGCAGGTCGAGCACCCCGTCACCGAGTGCGTGACCGGCCTGGACCTGGTCGAGTGGCAGCTGCGGATCGCCGAGGGGGAGGCGCTGCCTCCGGAGGGGCCGCCGTCCCCGCGCGGCCACGCCATCGAGGCGCGCCTGTACGCCGAGGACCCGCAGCACGACTGGCGGCCCTCGGGCGGCACGATCGAGGCGTTCGAGATCCCCGGAGCCGCCGCCGAGTTCGGCGCGCTGACGGCCCACGGGATCCGCGTGGACAGCGGAGCGGTAGCCGGGAGCACGATCGGCGTCGACTACGACCCCATGCTCGCCAAGGTGATCGCCTGGGGCGCGCACCGGGGCGACGCCGCCCGCAGGCTGGCCGCCGCACTGGCCCGCGCCCGCCTGCACGGCGTCGGCACCAACCGCGACCTCCTCGTCCGCGTGCTGCGTCACCCCGCCTTCCACACCGGTGACGTGCACACGCGGTTCCTGACCGGGGCGGGCGCCGACGGGCAGGGGCCGGGAGCCCTGGCCCGCCCGCTGGCCGACCCCGCGACCGAGCGCCTCGCGGCCCTGGCCGCCGCACTGGCCGACACCGCCGCCAACCGCCGCGCCGCTCACGTTCTGGGCGGCCTGCCCGCCGCATGGCGTAACCTGCCCTCCCAACCGCAGGTCAAGCGGTACCGAAGCGGGTCAGGGACGGAGTTCGAGGTCGCCTACCGGTGCACCCGCGACGGCCGTTTCCAGCCCGCTGACCTTGACGGTGTGCGCGTGGAGCGGGCCGCGCCGGAGGAGGTCGTGCTGGAGGTCGACGGAGTGCGCCGGACGTTCACCGTCGCCGCCTACGGACCCGACGGGCCGACCTGCGTCGACTCCCCGCTGGGAGCGGTGACGCTGCGACCGCTCTCCCGCTTCCCCGAACCCGGCGTCGATATCGCGCCGGGCACGCTTCTCGCCCCCATGCCCGGGACCGTCGGCAGGATCGCGGTCGCCGTCGGGCAGCCGGTGAGCGCGGACCAGCCGCTGATGTGGCTGGAGGCGATGAAGATGGAGCACCGCATCACCGCCCCGGCCGCCGGGACCGTCACCGACCTGCCGGTCTCCCCGGGGCAGCGCGTGGACGCCGGCGCGGCGCTCGCCGTGGTCGACGCGGATGGTTCGGCCGCAGACGGCAGCGAGGAGGACCGCAGCGGCGATGCGCCCGCAGCTCGTCGGCCCGACGCACACGACAGCAGAGCAGGTGGAGCCGTTGACCTCTCGTCTGGCTGA
- a CDS encoding acyl-CoA carboxylase subunit beta, with translation MTVLRSRLDPDDPAFADNRASMLAKIDEVEAEHAKALAGGGPTYVDRHRARGKLLARERIELLLDPDSPFLELSPLAAWGSDYPVGASVVTGVGVVEGVECVVIANDPTVRGGASNPWTGKKTLRAMEIAEQNRLPLINLVESGGADLPGQKEIFIPGGRLFRDLTRFSAAGIPTLAVVFGNSTAGGAYVPGMSDHVVMVRERSKVFLGGPPLVKMATGEESDDESLGGADMHARVSGLADHLAADEHDAIRIGRGIIARLNHTKPGPAPTAARDPRHDPAELLGIVPDDLRIPFDPREVIARVVDDSDFDEFKPAYGSGLATGWARLHGYPVGVLANAQGVLFSEESQKAAQFIQLANQADTPLIFLHNTTGYMVGRDYEQGGIIKHGAMMINAVSNSTVPHLSVLLGASYGAGHYGMCGRAYDPRFLFAWPSAKAAVMGPRQLAGVLSIVARQSAAAKGRDYTEEQDAAMREMVENQIEAESLPLFLSGRVYDDGVIDPRDTRTVLGLCLSAVHNAPVRGVRGGFGVFRM, from the coding sequence ATGACCGTGCTCCGCTCGCGGCTGGACCCCGACGATCCCGCCTTTGCCGATAATCGCGCGTCGATGCTGGCCAAGATCGACGAGGTCGAGGCCGAGCACGCCAAGGCGCTCGCCGGCGGCGGCCCGACCTACGTCGACCGGCACCGTGCCCGCGGCAAGCTGCTGGCCCGCGAGCGCATCGAGCTGCTGCTCGACCCCGACTCCCCGTTCCTCGAACTGTCGCCGCTCGCGGCCTGGGGGAGCGACTATCCGGTCGGCGCCAGCGTCGTCACCGGAGTCGGGGTCGTCGAGGGCGTCGAATGCGTCGTCATCGCCAACGACCCCACCGTGCGCGGCGGTGCCTCCAACCCGTGGACCGGGAAAAAGACCCTGCGCGCCATGGAGATCGCCGAGCAGAACCGGCTGCCGCTGATCAACCTGGTCGAGTCCGGCGGCGCCGACCTCCCCGGCCAGAAGGAGATCTTCATTCCCGGCGGACGGCTCTTCCGCGACCTCACGCGCTTCTCCGCCGCCGGGATCCCCACGCTCGCCGTGGTCTTCGGCAACTCCACCGCCGGAGGCGCCTACGTGCCCGGCATGAGCGACCACGTGGTCATGGTCCGCGAACGCTCCAAGGTCTTCCTCGGCGGACCCCCGCTGGTGAAGATGGCGACGGGGGAGGAGAGCGACGACGAGTCGCTCGGCGGGGCCGACATGCACGCCCGCGTCTCCGGGCTCGCCGACCACCTCGCCGCCGACGAGCACGACGCCATCCGCATCGGACGCGGCATCATCGCCCGCCTCAACCACACCAAACCCGGTCCCGCGCCCACCGCCGCCCGCGACCCCCGCCACGACCCCGCGGAACTTCTTGGCATCGTCCCCGACGACCTGCGGATCCCCTTCGACCCGCGCGAGGTGATCGCCCGCGTCGTCGACGACTCCGACTTCGACGAGTTCAAGCCCGCCTACGGCAGCGGCCTGGCCACCGGCTGGGCGCGCCTCCACGGCTATCCGGTGGGTGTGCTCGCCAACGCCCAGGGCGTGCTGTTCAGCGAGGAGTCGCAGAAAGCCGCCCAGTTCATCCAGCTCGCCAACCAGGCCGACACCCCGCTGATCTTCCTGCACAACACCACCGGCTACATGGTCGGCCGCGACTACGAGCAGGGCGGCATCATCAAGCACGGCGCGATGATGATCAACGCAGTCTCCAACAGCACCGTCCCCCACCTGTCCGTGCTCCTCGGCGCCTCCTACGGCGCCGGGCACTACGGCATGTGCGGCCGCGCCTACGACCCCCGATTCCTGTTCGCCTGGCCCAGTGCGAAGGCGGCCGTCATGGGCCCGCGGCAGCTCGCCGGGGTGCTGTCGATCGTGGCGCGGCAGTCCGCCGCCGCCAAGGGCCGCGACTACACCGAGGAGCAGGACGCCGCCATGCGCGAGATGGTCGAGAACCAGATCGAGGCGGAATCGCTGCCGCTGTTCCTGTCCGGCCGGGTCTACGACGACGGCGTCATCGACCCGCGCGACACCCGGACCGTGCTCGGCCTGTGCCTGTCGGCCGTGCACAACGCCCCGGTGCGCGGCGTGCGCGGCGGCTTCGGCGTCTTTCGGATGTGA